TTAAATTTATTTTCTTCACTTTTTTTTACATATCCCATAATAGCTATTAACTCTTGTGTACTCATCTCAGAATAATCAGTTTTTGCAAAACTTATTGTACAGGCTAATA
The window above is part of the Malaciobacter marinus genome. Proteins encoded here:
- a CDS encoding DUF1104 domain-containing protein; the encoded protein is MKIIIAFLLACTISFAKTDYSEMSTQELIAIMGYVKKSEENKFNNELRSRIPTMNEKEKKEYLKNKKKQNK